One Numenius arquata chromosome 13, bNumArq3.hap1.1, whole genome shotgun sequence genomic region harbors:
- the CEBPA gene encoding CCAAT/enhancer-binding protein alpha gives MEQANFYEVDSRPPMSSGQHHQLQTPLLGSAYSYREAPSAAAPAAGGAELGDICENENSIDISAYIDPAAFNDEFLADLFQHSKQQEKAKAILAGDFDFHSMHGAGAAASAPGHQQQHHQQPLFGCVAGYMDGKLDPLYERIAAPGLRPLVIKQEPREEEEVKSAALSALYPHHAAQQHPSHLQYQIAHCAQTTMHLQPGHPTPPPTPVPSPHHPHHPHPPGGLPAAGPLKMMPADHRSKSKKTVDKNSNEYRVRRERNNIAVRKSRDKAKQRNVETQQKVLELTTDNERLRKRVEQLTRELETLRGIFRQLPESSLVKAMGSCA, from the coding sequence ATGGAGCAAGCCAACTTCTACGAGGTCGACTCCCGGCCCCCGATGAGCAGCggccagcaccaccagctccagacTCCCCTGCTCGGCAGCGCCTACAGCTACAGAGAGGCTCCCTCGGCGGCGGCACCTGCTGCGGGCGGCGCGGAGCTCGGCGACATCTGCGAGAACGAGAACTCCATCGACATCAGCGCCTACATCGACCCCGCCGCCTTCAACGACGAGTTCCTGGCCGACCTCTTCCAGCACagcaagcagcaggagaaagccaAGGCCATCCTGGCCGGGGATTTCGACTTCCACAGCATGCATGGGGCCGGCGCCGCCGCCTCGGCGCcggggcaccagcagcagcaccaccagcagccGCTCTTCGGCTGCGTGGCCGGCTACATGGACGGCAAGCTGGACCCCCTCTACGAGCGCATCGCCGCCCCCGGGCTGCGGCCGCTGGTCATCAAGCAGGAgccccgggaggaggaggaggtcaagTCGGCGGCCCTCTCGGCCCTCTACCCCCACCACGCCGCGCAGCAGCACCCCTCCCACCTGCAGTACCAGATCGCCCACTGCGCCCAGACCACCATGCACCTCCAGCCCGGCCACCCCACGCCGCCCCCCACGCCCGTGCCCAGCCCGCACCACCCgcaccaccctcacccccccggcggcctgcccgccgccgggcccctCAAGATGATGCCCGCCGACCACCGCAGCAAATCCAAAAAGACAGTGGACAAGAACAGCAACGAGTACCGGGTGCGCCGGGAGCGCAACAACATCGCGGTGCGCAAGAGCCGGGACAAGGCCAAGCAGCGCAACGTGGAGACGCAGCAGAAGGTGCTGGAGCTCACCACCGACAACGAGCGGCTGCGCAAGCGGGTGGAGCAGCTCACCCGGGAGCTGGAGACTCTGCGGGGCATCTTCAGGCAGCTGCCCGAGAGCTCGCTGGTCAAGGCCATGGGCAGCTGCGCCTAG